In the Gracilimonas sp. genome, AGGAAAACCTGAAACGTATGAATCAGGCTGCATTGAATTTGGCAAAACCCGATGCAGCCAAGCTGATTGCCAAGGAAATTTTAGAAATTGCAAAATCAAAGTTATAAGAACGCAGTAGTGGAAAAACGCATCGAAACACAACCCGTATTTGGCCGCACAAAACATATCCACATGGTGGGTATAGGTGGCATTGGTATGAGCGGGATGGCCGAAATATTGTTGCAGCGCGGATATAAGGTAACCGGCTCGGACGGTGCGGTAACCGAAACTACCAAACGTCTGCAGGAACTCGGTGCTACGGTTCACAAAGGCCATAAGGCTGAATACATTGACGGGGCTGATGTAGTTGTTTACACCAGCGCCGTTAAAGCCGATGAGAATGTAGAAACCAAAGCGGCTATTGAAGAGCGCATTCCGACTATCAAACGGGCGGAAATGCTGGCCGAGCTGATGAAAATGAAGTTCGGTATTGGTGTAGCCGGCACGCATGGCAAGACAACAACCACGACTATGGTGGGTCATGTTACCCAGGATGGAAATTACGATCCGACTATTATTGTAGGCGGTAAAGTTCACAGTTTTGATAAAACGAATGCCGTTGTTGGTAAAGGAGATTTAATTGTTGTTGAAGCCGACGAGTTCGACCGCACCTTCCTCCGACTTTCTCCTTCCCTTGCGATAATTACGAATATTGAGGCCGAACATCTCGACATCTATGATGACCTGGAAGATGTAAAGCAGGCGTTCATTGATTATGCCAACAAAGTGCCCTTTTACGGAGCGGTTATCGTCTGTTTGGATGATTCGAACGTCCGAAGCATTCTCCCTGAACTAGAGAAGCGGGTTATTACCTATGGATTAACTCCGCAAGCTCAACTCCGCGCGACTGATATCAGAGCGGATGCCTTTACAAGCACCTTCTCCGTGATTTGGGAAGGTGAAAAGCTCGGCGTGATTACACTGAAAGCACCTGGCGAGCATAACGTAAAAAATGCTTTAGCTGCAATTGCAACCGGACTCGAGCTAGATATTGATTTTAAACTGATTAAAAAAGGTCTGGAGCGATTTGAAGGAGTATTCCGCCGCTTCCAGCTGAAATATGACAACGGCTGTATGGTGATTGATGACTATGCCCATCACCCAACCGAAGTTCATGCAACTTTACAGGCAGCAAACAAAGGTTGGCCCGATCGCCGGGTAGTTGCTGTTTTTCAGCCGCACTTGTACTCACGTACCCAGGATTTATATAAGGAATTTGGACTCTCATTCTTTGACGCAGAGATGCTGATTGTGACCGACGTGTATCCTTCCCGCGAAAAACCAATCGAAGGCGTAACCGGGAAATTGATTGCAGATACGGCCGAACAGTATGGGCATAAGAATGTGATGTACGTGGAGAACAAAGAGGATGTCACCAAAACGCTGAAAGAAATTGCAGAACCCGGTGATATCATCATTACGATGGGTGCCGGTGATATTTACCGCTTTGGCGAAGAGTTCGTTGAAGCATTGAAATCAGGAAAATTCAAACCAAAAGCCAGGTAGTTGAGCAATCAAGGTTCAAATAAAAGTTTACTG is a window encoding:
- the murC gene encoding UDP-N-acetylmuramate--L-alanine ligase, with amino-acid sequence MVGIGGIGMSGMAEILLQRGYKVTGSDGAVTETTKRLQELGATVHKGHKAEYIDGADVVVYTSAVKADENVETKAAIEERIPTIKRAEMLAELMKMKFGIGVAGTHGKTTTTTMVGHVTQDGNYDPTIIVGGKVHSFDKTNAVVGKGDLIVVEADEFDRTFLRLSPSLAIITNIEAEHLDIYDDLEDVKQAFIDYANKVPFYGAVIVCLDDSNVRSILPELEKRVITYGLTPQAQLRATDIRADAFTSTFSVIWEGEKLGVITLKAPGEHNVKNALAAIATGLELDIDFKLIKKGLERFEGVFRRFQLKYDNGCMVIDDYAHHPTEVHATLQAANKGWPDRRVVAVFQPHLYSRTQDLYKEFGLSFFDAEMLIVTDVYPSREKPIEGVTGKLIADTAEQYGHKNVMYVENKEDVTKTLKEIAEPGDIIITMGAGDIYRFGEEFVEALKSGKFKPKAR